One window of Fusobacterium polymorphum genomic DNA carries:
- a CDS encoding DNA-directed RNA polymerase subunit omega — MKKDITYDELLAKIPNKYILTIVGGERARERAKERMERGGEPLPLTKYDKKDTEMKKVFKEILAGKVGYEDEE, encoded by the coding sequence ATGAAAAAAGATATCACTTATGATGAACTATTGGCAAAGATACCCAATAAATATATTCTTACAATAGTTGGTGGAGAAAGAGCAAGAGAAAGAGCAAAAGAAAGAATGGAAAGAGGTGGAGAACCTCTACCACTTACAAAATATGATAAGAAAGATACTGAAATGAAAAAAGTATTTAAAGAAATATTAGCTGGAAAGGTTGGCTATGAGGACGAAGAATAA